Within Mercenaria mercenaria strain notata chromosome 15, MADL_Memer_1, whole genome shotgun sequence, the genomic segment GAAAATTCTAGATATCTAGTAAAAATATAGGACGTACTACAGTTTCAtgtaaaatgacatttaaagtCTTTACTTCTTTTCTTGCCTTTTAGATGCTGAATCCAAACTTTCTGACAAACCAAATACAACAAGGAGAAAAGCGGGACCCGAAGTGAACAAACGAATTGACAAAGTCAGTTCAAAAACACATATATTGCAGTCACGTGATTATTCTACGCTGTTAATGACAACCCGAAAGGATTCAGcgactgaccttattcctaagAATGATATAGTAACATCAATATAAATAGAAAACTACAAAGAACAAAGCAAAAGTATGTCAACGAATCTCTCACGAACTGATAGAAAATATGGAAAGACGGAGAAGTATGCTAAAATTAAAGAAGGTTTTTCCATAAACGAAAATTATCCACACGAGCAAAAGGAAAGGATAGAAAGGATAAAAAGAACTTGCACTAACAGGGCATTATTACGTGACTATGCATTTTACGGATATAATAATACTAAGTTTTATTATTCGCCCAAGTACAATTTCTCATATTGCAAGGTCCCAAAGTCTGGGTCAACATTTTGGACTCAAGTTTTTGGAATTCTTAAATTTGGAGTTAAAGTTTCAGATAAATGGTTTTCGAAAAAAAGATCGAGTGTGCACGGTTCAATGAGACCGTTTGTGGTaaatttttttagtaattcaCGAAGGAATTCATTGTCCGTTTTAGTGTCACGTGACCCATTCAGTCGGTTGTATTCAGCGTATATCGATAAATCATATTTGCTACTAAACTTTGCCACAAACGTCCATATTAGACGACTTAAACCAACAGTGCATGATAGGTTGTGTTCAGTCGATGTAACATTTCAAGAATTTCTCAACTTTATCATACTTACTTCAAGACAAAAACGACGATTAGATCGTCACTGGGCACCTGTTTATAGTCTTTGTCGTCCATGTGACGTTAATGCTTACATATATGTTAAACAAGAAAGCTTTTCAAAGGACACAGAGCTAGCATTGCAAGTCTTTGGTGTTGAGATTAGCAAACTTGATACGATAAAGTCAGCGCTTTATGATCACAAAATTGAAACGACAGTCCCTGGTGTTATAGAAACGGTTTATAATAAAACCCAGCACAGTAAATTACGGTCTTGTGTAGACGGAAGGAACATTGCAATGAGACTGTGGACGTCATTCAAAATACAGGGATACCTGAAAGAAACATTacaatttccaagtcaaatgtTTAAGAACGAAAAACGATACAATAATGTAACCTACGTACCACAGGTTATATTAGATTCTATAAACAGACATAAAATGACATCATTAGAAATGAAAAATCAGCGTCATAAAGCAGTGGCAGAACCTTACagtgaaattaaagaaaaaacgaTTGACGGCATTAGAGAAGTGTATAAAGTAGATTTTGAAATGTTCGGTTATTCCACAGATCCCCCTGTTGATACTCACAGATAAGATATTATACGAATAACATTATGTGAAAAGGTACatataggtcaaataaaatatttacttaaagtcgTTGGCATTGCGTTTTTTTCTTGGTATCAAAGTATTAAAGCTGTTAGTGCAACATGCGATTTTCTAACGGTATTGTCAGTGATAAAAACATACACATGCCCATTCTACAACTAGGTAAACTTTTGCCGATTCGAAGCCTCGCTCGTGATGTAGAGttattttatgtgaggaagccatccagcggACTTCCGGAAGGTTGGTGTCTGTCCTTCCTTGAAACAAAGCCTGGTCGGGCACACTGGGTTTTCCTATACCATGGAAAGCTCGCAATTCGCCATATAACATATAACTGtgttgtgatgttaaacccaacaaacacaaACTGTTATATATATTGAGTAACGTAAAGTAATGCAAGCTACGATGTCAACGTTGCgctacatttatttttaaattgacaaagttgtttaaaaatctaacggaagtgacttctctTTTGAATcagtattggccctctcttttgaatcagtcaaaatgcttaaatTCCGTATTGAccctgttttctcgtattggccctgcttttctcatattggctcggttatgttttgtataagctctatctgtttcatatgatgtttgcaattggtcTAATatagtgtgtaatattgtaaagttgaataataataccTGCTAATAGTATTTTTGATAACAAattgtaacgtaaattacaagATGAATTGGTCGATTGAAAGAACAAAAAGAATCGACCAACATCTGTACATTCTGCATAAGAATGAACCCAAGTGTTAATGAGTTTGGTTGTTTCTACTTCAAAAACATCCCGATTGACTTTTATCTTTATCAAATTATCTTTTAGGTAACGTAATTACATGCTGTTATTCATAGAGAACCCGCTTAATTATTGCCAGATGGCAAAATTCAGAAATATGCTCTACAGACAATAGGCTTAACAAAATAGGGTCTACAAAAATCCCCTGGGGGAGGGAAAGTTTTACCTTCTAGCATAGAGCCTAGGCCATGAACTGgcaataatacaaataaaaacaagcaaattcgatgaattggtatcccccgccgaaagggtttgtggtgaggaatggcaaaaaaaaatatatccggcaaaaagttaaggatgttgataagaagaaaataatttcattagtcaaaatcaatttaacagaaaacaaatgtttgattaaagagtacataataaatgtatgatactttgatcctgactaaagaatttattttgaatgggatatgcttactgaaatacgcttagcttttaaaattaaatgctgttaattgaaatgtgagcttgaagtttaactggaaagaaatattgtctttgagtggtttggcaccaggtgttgctgtttaacatgtacagttgaacttaaaagaacagatgttcttaagagaacacaatcaagtaagatatcttgaacatggctgagggcaaggtttgtgcggtcacaacttaacatgttgaaggtttgaacatttaaaaaaaaaaaaaaaaaaaaaaaaggaatggaaatataatatgtatatatttattttttaaggcgGTGGGGCTGCGGGGgaacgggtgaggaaacaaaatttcacatgttgataataaatattgatggaaaattaaaaatgaaaaaaaaaatgaaaaaaaaaaatgggtgaagtgtgtgggtggggggggggggggggggggcagaggatgcatgatcagtggtgggcatgactgggtggaggagcgaggtgggagaatggtacaacttgcatgatgataaatattcatggaaggtttgaaaaaactctaaaataaggaatgatcaaaaatatatatttttttggaggggggggggggagggagggtgtgaccaaggcaagtgggtgaccaggtttgggtgcgcaacttcacatgtttatagtaaatgttcatagaaaagaatgaaagaaatttaatgaaattctgccaaatggtaagtttgttatgtgcaaatatgtggatttttagacaattaaagggcaataactctgaagttacaaaagaaatccgtacgaaattgtgtgtgcacaaccacattatggtgatctaaattctgtttaagtttcatagttcaaggtcaaatatatcaatagttatgatgcagaaattgccatatctatagtaccctatatagttaacactagaaacttctaagggccataactctgttgttacttgggcaatctgactgaaacttgatgggccccataacatcatagtggtgaatatgtatatgaagtttgtttgaaaaaatgtaaaataaggatttttttgattttttttttggaggggggtgggggtaggggagGGAGGGgaaggggtgtgatcaaggtaagggggtgaccaggtgtgggtacacaacttcacatgttaacaataaataataatggaaaagaatgaaagaaatttaatgaaattctaccaaatggtaagtttgttatgtacaaatatgtggatttttatacaattaaagggcaataactcttaatttacaaataaatccaaaggaaattgtgtgtacacaaccacattatggtgatctaaattctatttaagtttcatagttctaggtcaaatatatcaaaagttatgatgcagaaattgccatatttatagttaacactagaaacatctgagggccataactctgttgttACTGGGGCAATccgactgaaacttgacgggccgcaagaactcatagtggtgaacatgtatatgaagttatATGTATAtgttcccaaccatttcctagatatggctccggacggacggacggacggacggaaagacggacgaaaggacggacggacggacaacgccaaaactatatccctccgactttcgtcgggggataataagtaCTGAGGTAAAATCAAAAGATAGCAATAATATTTTGTTGATGATCTGAGTTATAAATTTATTATATGGCAGCACAATAGTGAATACATTTGCTATATGAATTTGTGCTATACCAAAACATATGTTTATTCTCATTACGTCTCTCCTTACAAGTGATATGATATATTTCATTGTTTCATTTCTATATATTAATTCtaaagtgttctttttttttcttttctgatgtagttttcagaactgtaatataatattaattaCACAATTTACTATTAACACATACTACATTTCAAAATCATCTTGTTGTTCGCCGTGGtatgatttaaaattttgaatagtGGCGCATTCTTTATAAAAGGTTTTCAGTCATTCAGTTATTGTGTAAggaaaataaatgtgtttaattcAAAGAAAATTGACTGTCGTACATATTCAGTTGCGTCAAGGGTTCTAGATTACtaaattgaatatttaaaagcaaatttaCAACGGTAGGAATATCTCCAGTCATAAAGTAGTTTATAATCAAGTTTGAAGTTCAAACTTGTTTACGTAGGCTGCATGaccgagaaatgatgatttaaatactgttggaactgGTGTTTAActggattgtaacagatgtactagatctaatcttcatttaaaatttaaagaatcttgccacaatgcacactacatttaggtagcgtggatgtgaaaaagACACCCTCTTTcacattacaggcctttttctgcctaaattcCAGTAACTTTTGCTGccgacttttcttttaaataatgtacctcgtgtttagttttcacgataattataaaacgtgactgactcgagttgttggattcgctcatcgttGATGGAGGGGCATCAGTTcgattcccggaaccgaccatgcttttttaattgaaaaaagtcggcaatttcttacggaatatgtgagtcttagtctaactaatttgacg encodes:
- the LOC123540835 gene encoding carbohydrate sulfotransferase 11-like, which codes for MSTNLSRTDRKYGKTEKYAKIKEGFSINENYPHEQKERIERIKRTCTNRALLRDYAFYGYNNTKFYYSPKYNFSYCKVPKSGSTFWTQVFGILKFGVKVSDKWFSKKRSSVHGSMRPFVVNFFSNSRRNSLSVLVSRDPFSRLYSAYIDKSYLLLNFATNVHIRRLKPTVHDRLCSVDVTFQEFLNFIILTSRQKRRLDRHWAPVYSLCRPCDVNAYIYVKQESFSKDTELALQVFGVEISKLDTIKSALYDHKIETTVPGVIETVYNKTQHSKLRSCVDGRNIAMRLWTSFKIQGYLKETLQFPSQMFKNEKRYNNVTYVPQVILDSINRHKMTSLEMKNQRHKAVAEPYSEIKEKTIDGIREVYKVDFEMFGYSTDPPVDTHR